The Pseudomonas chlororaphis subsp. piscium genome contains the following window.
CCCGCGCCAGGTAATCCGGGGCGGCGAACACCACCAGTTCGGCGTCCTCCAGCAACCGCGCGACCAGCCCGGAATCCGGCTGCGCGCGCACCCGGATCGCCATGTCGTAGCCCCCTTCGACGAAATCGATATTGCGGTTGCTCAGGTTGACCTCCACCCGCATCTGCGGGTAGCGCCGGCGAAATTCCGGCAGCAGCGGCAGGATCCGCAGATGGCCGTAGGTGGTCGGCAGGCTGATGCGCAAGGTGCCGGAAGGCGCCAGCTGCTGCCCGGTCAACTGGCGCTCGGCTTCGAGCATCTGGTTCAGCGCGCTGCGGCATTGCTGGTGATAGTCGCGCCCGCCGTCGGTCAGGCGGATGCTGCGGGTGGTGCGCACGAACAGGCGTACGCCGAGCCGCTCTTCCAGGCGCGACACCGAGCGGCTGACCGCCGCCGGCGTGACCCCGGCCGCCAGCGCCGCGCCGGTAAAGCTGCCGATCTCCGCCGCCATGCAGAACAGCTCGATGCTGCCCA
Protein-coding sequences here:
- a CDS encoding LysR family transcriptional regulator, encoding MSRQFDDVLLGSIELFCMAAEIGSFTGAALAAGVTPAAVSRSVSRLEERLGVRLFVRTTRSIRLTDGGRDYHQQCRSALNQMLEAERQLTGQQLAPSGTLRISLPTTYGHLRILPLLPEFRRRYPQMRVEVNLSNRNIDFVEGGYDMAIRVRAQPDSGLVARLLEDAELVVFAAPDYLARAGTPQRLDDLAQHECIQFELPSSGRRIAWLFNGPDGPCEVLAGGAYVCSEDLLGGVTLARHGAGLFQTYRFMVERELAEGSLVEVLQPYGGRSRPFSLLYPHSRHVPLRLRAFIDFLLEKQPGWKT